The following DNA comes from Moritella sp. 24.
TCTCATTAGAAAGCACCATGTCGAACAAGCGCTAGCCAATAAGCAGCAACGCGCGAGTCGACTTCAAGATTACTTATTACAAAGCTTCGTTAACGGCTCAACATTAATTGATATTAGCGGTAAAAAGGTAGGCCAAATTAATGCCCTATCCGTTATTGCTACATCCGAACATCAATTTGGTATTCCGGGACGGATAACTGCAACAGCATCATTTGGTGAGGGTGAAATATTTGATATTGAACGCCAGGTCAAACTCGGCGGTAATATTCATTCCAAAGGAGTTATGATCCTATCTGCGTACCTTGCTTCTGCGTTTGGGAAAACAGCGAAGATCCCCCTTACAACACGCTTAACCTTCGAGCAATCTTACGGAGAAGTCGATGGTGACAGCGCATCATTAGCCGAATGCTGCGCTATTATCTCAGCCTTTTCACAACTGCCCTTACGTCAAGATATAGCCATTACAGGATCCATGGATCAATTTGGCCATGCGCAGCCGATTGGTGGCGTAAATGAAAAAATTGAAGGTTTTTTTGATGTGTGTGTATCAAAGGGAGCTCTTGCCACTCAAGGCGTCATTATTCCGCAAGCAAATGTGCATAATTTAATGCTGCGTAATGATGTTGTCGAGGCTGTTGAAAATGAAACATTCCATATTTGGGCTATCGATCATGTAAAAGAAGCCGTGAACCTATTCACCAATATGATCGCCGGAGAAGCCTACGATAATGAGGAGTACCCTGAACATTCTGTCTTTGGCATTACACAATTACGGCTTAATAAACTACGAGATGTAAAATCAAATACTTAATAAAAAAGTATAAACATAAATAAACCACTCACTTAGGGTTAAAAATGGCTGAATTAAGTTGACATAACTTAGTGAAATTTTATACTGCAGTCTCTTAGGGCAGGGTTAAGTAATAGCAGCAATGATAAGTCTAAAATGGAATGAAGACATGTGCGTAGGTATCGATGAAATCGATGCTGACCATAAAAAAATCCTCTCTATTATTGCATCTATTATCGACGCTATTGAGACGAACAGTAACACTGAAACAATTGATAAACACTTTACTGATTTACTTATTCATACAACCGCCCACTTCAAACATGAAGAAGCATTAATGCAAACAATGAACTTCATCGACTTCATTGAGCATCGAAAAGACCATTGTGCATTTCTCAATAAAATACCTGAATTACAAAAACAAATCGTCGACTCAAGCAATGTCGAAAATGCTGAAGAAGTCTGTCAGTTTTTATATGACTGGGTAATTGAGCATATTCTCATTTCAGACATGGACTACGTACACGCTTTTCATAACGAAACTCGCCGTTCAACATCATTAAAAACACTCTTCTATCGCTCATCAGAATGGCTCAGTCACCGCGTTAATATTTCGACTCGTGTGCTTATTACTTCTGTGTTACCCATTATTGGCGTTCTCATTCTAAGCTTTGTCGCCATTAAAGATAACTACCAGCAATACAAGAATATGCAGCTATTAGAGAACCTAACTCAAATCGTGATACAGGTTAGCTCGCTCACACACAGTTTACAGATTGAACGTGGACTGCTGTCTAGTTATATAAGTTCTGACTTCACCCGCTTCTCTAAAGCGCTAATAACAAGACAATATAAAAGTACCAATGAAATACACGTATTTTCAACACTGTTAAACTCTCGGGTAGCCTTGTTAAAAGAACCCACACTAGTCGACTTTATTCAATCGACACAAGTTGATATCGCAGAACTGATCGAATTCAGAAAAAACGTACTCGACCCATCACTCACAAACGAGCAAATGTTAACGGGTTATAATGACATTATTGGCAAGTTATTATCACGCGTTAATCACTTATCACAGATTAAAATGAATGCTCGGTTTGCTAACCATATTACCGCAATTAACGCAATTTCTGGATTAAAGGAGATCCTCGGACAGCAACGTGAAATAGGCACACTGCTGATCGACGAAAAGATTTCAACACACGATATAATACACAACGAACGTTACAACCAACTTTATACGCAACTGGGCATGCAACTTAATGCCATCTTCATTTTCAATTATTCCGCAACTGAAGAACAGAAACAAATTTGTGGCGACTTATGCAACACCATTCAACATAAAGCTTTTATTAACAAAACAATATCTGACTTTATGCTACAGCCACTAACGCAGAAAAGTAGTCAATTTTGGTTTGTTCAACTGTCTCAGCGCATTGATGATATTAAGATTGTTACCGACAAACTGGTACGCGAACTCGAAGTTAAAACGAAATTAAGACTAAGCAAATTAGAACAACGATTTTATTTCGTGTTAATGCTAATCACCACGATTGTCATCTTTAATATTTTACTGTTCACCGTCTTATTTCACAGCGTCATTACGCCAATCCGTCGTATCACAAACGCCTTACAAAAAGTGACGTTAGGTCATTATAATCAGCAAATGGATGACTGCTATTCAAATGATGAAATTGGCGATATGTATGACGCATATGAAACCCTGCGCAGAAAGCTATTACAGGCAGACATGGCGAAAAGTCTTATTAAGCGTCAGCAACAATCCTTATTAGATCGCCGTAAAGAACGAGATAAATACCGCGAACTGGCTTCACGCGATACCTTAACAGGGGCATTAAACAGACGTAAATTCAATCATATTCTGAAACAAGAAATTGGGTTTGCTAAACAGGACAAGCAAAAACTCTCGTTAATGCTGCTTGATATTGATCACTTTAAAACAATTAACGATAACTATGGCCATGCAGGTGGCGACCAAGTGTTACGTGATTTTTACGAGGCTTGCTTTAATAGTGTTAAATCGTCTGACATCGTCGCACGTATCGGTGGCGAAGAGTTTGCTATCTTAATGCCAGAAACAACGAAACAACAAGCACAGTGTATAGCAGAACGACTACGCCTTAATATCAGTGAACTAACAGTCCTTTATGGCCAAGCGCATATTCACTTAACAGTCAGTATTGGCCTTGCAGAATGGCATGAGTTCGACTCATTTAATAATGATGAGTTTATTGCCTATACAGATAAGTTACTCTACAAAGCTAAAAATAACGGTCGTAATTGCGTGGTGCTAGATCACAATAAAGAATGATGATATCGCTCAGGTGAAATAAGTGAAGTTAACAAAGTCTGAACTTATATTTTGGAATAGGAAGTTGGTTTCAAATGGTAGATTTTAAATGGGCACTCCAAATATGGCTTAGAGTAACCCACTCATTATGCCCAATACAGTACTAATCCCGTCGCTTATAACTGTCTATCGCGATTAATACCAAGGCCAGCATAATCGCGCCATAGATTGGCCACTGGATTAGATCAATGCGCTCACCAAGTAATAGACCAACACAAAAAACCAATGTTGGTTCTAAATAGGTCAATAAACCAAACAAGCTAAGTGGAAGCATCTGTGAGGCGTATAAAAATAATAACATGGGAAGCGTACCTGCAATCCCGAGCCCTAGGTAATAAGCCCAAGATAAGGCTTCGATTTGTAGCCAATCATCAAAGGGCTGTAAATAAAACATACCAAACAGTGCGATTGGTAGTAAAAAAATGTTGTCTAAAGTAAATACCAAATCGCTCGCCATTGGATAACGTCGGCGATTCATAAAGTACAACGGATAACCTAAAGCAACCACAAACACAATCCAAGAGATGCCATCGGCAATGACATAGGCATAAACAACGCCACAAGCAGCGATGATACATGCGAGTAACTGTACGCGGGTTAATTTCTCACCATACACAAAATAACCAACGGCAACCAACGTCAAAGGCAACGCAAAATAGCCTAATGCCACAGAGAGTATTTCTCCCTGTAGAGGCGCCCAGATAAAAATCCAAAACTGTGGCGCAATTAAACAGGCAGAAAGTAAAAACCGAGGCCATAGCCGCCATTGTTTTAATTGTTCCCACAACATTGAAATTCGGCCTACTATGATTAAGCCTAATAGCATAATGACGGCACTCCACAACACTCTTTGTCCAGCTAACCAATGACCAGCACCAGAGGCAACAGCAGTCTCTGGCCAGGCTGGTTGAAACTGTACATACATGGGTAGCAATGCAAATAAACAAGACGCTATTATTGAAGCCATTACTCCCTTTTGATGTGCGGAAAAATGAAAAGTTTTACTATTAAGTTTAGAAAAAATCATAAGCTATCAAATTAAAGGACTTAGAGAATGAAAGTAAGTGCTAGATGATATCATGACCACGACACATAGCGGGTAAAGACCTTCTATTACCCTCACAAAAAAGCGGATATAACCTAAGGCTATATCCGCTTTTTATTAGTCACACTTACTCACTACATAACCATTATAAAATAATGGCGACTGTAATTACTCAGCGTCTTGTTTCTTTTCTTTTTTAACAACAGCAATGCTTAGCTCTTCAAGAGAAGCTGGGTTTGCTTCGCTTGGTGCTGATGTTAATAAACATGCAGCAGTTGTTGTTTTAGGGAATGCGATAACGTCACGGATGTTATCAGTACCTGTTAGCAACATCGCTAGACGATCTAGACCAAATGCTAAACCAGCATGTGGTGGCGTACCGTATTTAAGTGCTTCAAGTAAGAAACCAAACTTATCTTGTTGCTCTTGCGCTTCGATACCTAAGATTTCGAATACTGCTTTTTGCATATCACCTTTGTGAATACGCACAGAACCACCACCAACTTCATAGCCATTGATAACCATGTCGTAAGCATCAGAGATTGCGTTAGCAGGGTTAGCTAGAAGCTCTTCTGCGTTAACATCCATAGGTGCTGTGAATGGGTGGTGAACCGCGTGTAGGTTACCTTCTTCATCTTCTTCAAACATTGGGAAGTCAACAACCCAAAGTGGTTTCCACTCGTTTGTAGTCAATTCTAAATCAGTACCTACTTTAAGACGTAGTGCACCAAGTGCTTCAGTTACAACTTTGTTTGTATCTGCGCCGAAGAAGATAATGTCGCCATCTTTCGCGTTAGTACGCTCAAGTAATGCAGTGATAACGTCAGCCGTTAAGAACTTAGCTACTGGTGATTGAACACCTTCAGCGCCAGCTGCAACGTCTTTCACTTTCATCCATGCCATGCCTTTCGCGCCATAGATGCCAACAAATTTAGTGTACTCGTCAATTTGCTTACGAGACAGTTTAGCACCGCCAGTAACACATAATACTGCAACACGACCTTTCGGGTTGTTAGCTGGTTCTGCGAATACTTTGAATTCAACATCTTTTAGAATGTCTGCAACATCAACAAGCTCTAATGGGTTACGTAGATCAGGTTTATCTGAACCAAAACGACGCATTGCATCAGCATAAGTCATGCTTGGGAACGCTGGCAATTCAACGTCTAAGATTTCTTTCCACATGCTTGTGATTAAACGTTCAGTCACTTCACGCACTTGTGGTGCAGTCATGAATGATGTTTCGATATCGATTTGAGTAAATTCAGGCTGACGGTCAGCACGTAAATCTTCATCACGGAAACATTTAACGATTTGGTAATAACGATCAAAACCAGACATCATCAACAGTTGCTTAAATAACTGTGGTGATTGTGGAAGCGCGAAGAATTCACCTTTATGTGTACGGCTTGGTACTAGGTAGTCACGTGCGCCTTCTGGCGTTGCTTTTGTTAGTACTGGTGTTTCGATATCAAGGAAACCGTGGTCATCCATGAAACGACGTACAAAGTTACTTGCTTTAGCACGTGTCTTAAGACGGTTGCTCATTTCTGGGCGACGTAAGTCTAGGAAACGGTGCTTAAGACGTTGCTCTTCCGTGTTTGTTTGGTTGAAATCAAGCGGTAGTACGTCAGCTTTATTGATAACTTCAAGTTCTAGACCTAAAACCTCAATACCACCAGTCGCCATATCTTTATTCACTTGACGTTCGTCACGAGCGCGTACTTTACCTGTGATTTTTACACAGAATTCGTTACGTAATTGGCTAGCGCGTTCAAATACAGCTTCTACATCTGGATCATAAACAACTTGCACAATACCTTCACGGTCACGTAAATCGATAAAAATAACACCGCCTAAATCACGACGACGATTAACCCAACCACACAACTCAACCTGTTGGCCGATATGTGCTTCATTTACCTGTCCGCAATACACTGTACGCATCTGTATAATCCTACTAAATCGATGAATCGGATAACTAGACTTAGCTACCCTCAAAAAATTACCTTTATTGTAATTGAAATTAGCGATGCAACCAATAGTTATAGATAAACAACTTCAAGTTATCCCTAAACAACACCAAAACCCGCTTCTTAAATACAGTTCCAATTGCGTCTTGCTGGTTAAATAACCGTTATTTTATTAACAAAAAAAACATTATTACCGATGAAAAAACCAACATGATAAAGAAACAATCAAATTATTCACCCTATATGCGGTTTAGCTAGAGACAAAGCGGGTCATTTTAACTAAAATACGCCGCCTTATTTCGCTAATTTTTATTGCAGGTTATAACAATGCCACAACGCGATCAGATTTTCTCAGCCCCATTAGATCAAATCGGTGATTTCACCTTTGACGAACGTGTTGCAGAAGTCTTTCCAGATATGATCAAACGTTCCGTACCTGGTTACTCTAATATCATTTCTGCGATAGGCATGATGACCGCGCGTTATACCCAAGATGACACTCAGCTTTACGATCTAGGTTGCTCACTTGGCGCAGCAACAATTGCAATGCGCCGTAACGTACAAGCAAAAAACTGTAATATCGTGGCAATTGATAATTCCGAAGCAATGGTAGAGCGTTGTGAACGTCATTTATCCGCTTATAAAAGTGAAACCCCAGTACAAGTATTGTGTGACGATATCTGCGCTGTCGATATTACCAATGCATCAATCGTGGTATTAAATTTTACGTTACAATTTATTCCACCAGCAGAACGCCAAGCACTATTAACCAAAATTTATGATGGTTTAGTACCCGGTGGTATCTTGATCCTGTCAGAGAAATTCTGCTTTGGTGACGAAAATGTCAATGATTTACTGATTAATTTGCACGAAGATTTTAAACGTGCAAACGGCTACAGTGAATTAGAAATTAGTCAAAAACGCAGCGCAATTGAAGATGTAATGCGTCCAGATAGTATTGAAACACACCTAAACCGTTTCAAAGAGATTGGCTTTAGTAGCGCAAACTCTTGGTTCCAGTGTTTTAACTTTGGTTCTATGATTGCGATCAAATAAGATGGTCGGTTATCGCAGTAAACAAGCAGCATCAGTAGCACCACAAATCGAATTAATTTAAAGCAGTAGCATTAATTTAAAGTAGTAGCATTAATTTAAAGTAATAATAGGTTACCCATGATCGACTTTTCAAATTTTTACCAGATAATTGCGAAAAACAAATTACACCATTGGCTTTACACGCTACCAGCACAAATGCACGAATGGGAACGCGAACACAAACATGGTTT
Coding sequences within:
- the aspS gene encoding aspartate--tRNA ligase; the encoded protein is MRTVYCGQVNEAHIGQQVELCGWVNRRRDLGGVIFIDLRDREGIVQVVYDPDVEAVFERASQLRNEFCVKITGKVRARDERQVNKDMATGGIEVLGLELEVINKADVLPLDFNQTNTEEQRLKHRFLDLRRPEMSNRLKTRAKASNFVRRFMDDHGFLDIETPVLTKATPEGARDYLVPSRTHKGEFFALPQSPQLFKQLLMMSGFDRYYQIVKCFRDEDLRADRQPEFTQIDIETSFMTAPQVREVTERLITSMWKEILDVELPAFPSMTYADAMRRFGSDKPDLRNPLELVDVADILKDVEFKVFAEPANNPKGRVAVLCVTGGAKLSRKQIDEYTKFVGIYGAKGMAWMKVKDVAAGAEGVQSPVAKFLTADVITALLERTNAKDGDIIFFGADTNKVVTEALGALRLKVGTDLELTTNEWKPLWVVDFPMFEEDEEGNLHAVHHPFTAPMDVNAEELLANPANAISDAYDMVINGYEVGGGSVRIHKGDMQKAVFEILGIEAQEQQDKFGFLLEALKYGTPPHAGLAFGLDRLAMLLTGTDNIRDVIAFPKTTTAACLLTSAPSEANPASLEELSIAVVKKEKKQDAE
- a CDS encoding bacteriohemerythrin codes for the protein MISLKWNEDMCVGIDEIDADHKKILSIIASIIDAIETNSNTETIDKHFTDLLIHTTAHFKHEEALMQTMNFIDFIEHRKDHCAFLNKIPELQKQIVDSSNVENAEEVCQFLYDWVIEHILISDMDYVHAFHNETRRSTSLKTLFYRSSEWLSHRVNISTRVLITSVLPIIGVLILSFVAIKDNYQQYKNMQLLENLTQIVIQVSSLTHSLQIERGLLSSYISSDFTRFSKALITRQYKSTNEIHVFSTLLNSRVALLKEPTLVDFIQSTQVDIAELIEFRKNVLDPSLTNEQMLTGYNDIIGKLLSRVNHLSQIKMNARFANHITAINAISGLKEILGQQREIGTLLIDEKISTHDIIHNERYNQLYTQLGMQLNAIFIFNYSATEEQKQICGDLCNTIQHKAFINKTISDFMLQPLTQKSSQFWFVQLSQRIDDIKIVTDKLVRELEVKTKLRLSKLEQRFYFVLMLITTIVIFNILLFTVLFHSVITPIRRITNALQKVTLGHYNQQMDDCYSNDEIGDMYDAYETLRRKLLQADMAKSLIKRQQQSLLDRRKERDKYRELASRDTLTGALNRRKFNHILKQEIGFAKQDKQKLSLMLLDIDHFKTINDNYGHAGGDQVLRDFYEACFNSVKSSDIVARIGGEEFAILMPETTKQQAQCIAERLRLNISELTVLYGQAHIHLTVSIGLAEWHEFDSFNNDEFIAYTDKLLYKAKNNGRNCVVLDHNKE
- the cmoA gene encoding carboxy-S-adenosyl-L-methionine synthase CmoA; this encodes MPQRDQIFSAPLDQIGDFTFDERVAEVFPDMIKRSVPGYSNIISAIGMMTARYTQDDTQLYDLGCSLGAATIAMRRNVQAKNCNIVAIDNSEAMVERCERHLSAYKSETPVQVLCDDICAVDITNASIVVLNFTLQFIPPAERQALLTKIYDGLVPGGILILSEKFCFGDENVNDLLINLHEDFKRANGYSELEISQKRSAIEDVMRPDSIETHLNRFKEIGFSSANSWFQCFNFGSMIAIK
- the rarD gene encoding EamA family transporter RarD — its product is MASIIASCLFALLPMYVQFQPAWPETAVASGAGHWLAGQRVLWSAVIMLLGLIIVGRISMLWEQLKQWRLWPRFLLSACLIAPQFWIFIWAPLQGEILSVALGYFALPLTLVAVGYFVYGEKLTRVQLLACIIAACGVVYAYVIADGISWIVFVVALGYPLYFMNRRRYPMASDLVFTLDNIFLLPIALFGMFYLQPFDDWLQIEALSWAYYLGLGIAGTLPMLLFLYASQMLPLSLFGLLTYLEPTLVFCVGLLLGERIDLIQWPIYGAIMLALVLIAIDSYKRRD